A window of Alkalicoccobacillus plakortidis contains these coding sequences:
- a CDS encoding DoxX-like family protein gives MKQKPIYVELPIRASLEDVWKATQDPTRHQAWDLRFSSITYLPKEKGEPQSFLYKTNIGFGLSIAGWGESVGSHQSKEGSKTSSLRFGTDQKLSLIREGRGYWKYTQQDEHTKFLTQYDYDVRYGFVGRVVDGLIFRPMIGWATALSFDVLKRSLEKGESSQSQYLRFFISVLMVAFFSFVWLYHGLVPKLLVQHPEEVMMIQRTLGLNQDLASLVVQFVGIAELMMAGLWVLYRKKRQLFLIQCVLFPMLTISSIIAAPHLLNAPFNPITFNGALFVLSVVGFYCSKDLPTARSCTRRRI, from the coding sequence ATGAAACAGAAGCCGATATATGTTGAATTACCGATTCGTGCGTCTCTGGAAGACGTTTGGAAGGCGACTCAGGACCCAACTCGCCATCAGGCTTGGGATCTCAGGTTCTCCTCTATTACCTATTTACCAAAAGAAAAGGGAGAGCCACAATCCTTTTTGTATAAAACAAACATTGGGTTTGGGTTAAGCATAGCCGGATGGGGTGAGAGCGTTGGATCTCATCAGTCAAAGGAAGGTTCGAAAACCTCTTCATTGCGGTTTGGCACTGACCAAAAGCTTTCACTTATTCGTGAGGGCAGAGGGTATTGGAAATATACTCAGCAGGATGAGCATACAAAATTTTTAACTCAATATGATTATGATGTACGTTATGGTTTTGTAGGGCGCGTTGTTGACGGGCTTATCTTCCGTCCGATGATAGGTTGGGCGACAGCGTTAAGCTTTGATGTATTGAAACGATCTCTTGAAAAGGGTGAATCCTCACAATCACAGTATCTCCGATTTTTTATCAGTGTGTTAATGGTCGCTTTTTTCAGCTTTGTTTGGCTCTATCATGGCCTTGTCCCAAAGCTTCTAGTACAACATCCAGAAGAAGTGATGATGATTCAACGTACATTAGGTTTGAATCAAGATTTAGCTAGTTTGGTCGTACAATTTGTTGGAATAGCTGAGCTCATGATGGCGGGATTATGGGTACTCTATCGAAAGAAACGACAATTATTTCTCATTCAATGTGTCCTCTTTCCAATGTTGACGATCTCGTCAATAATCGCAGCACCTCACTTATTAAATGCACCCTTTAACCCGATCACGTTTAATGGGGCATTATTTGTATTATCGGTGGTGGGTTTTTATTGTTCAAAAGATCTCCCAACGGCAAGAAGTTGTACACGCAGGAGGATTTAA
- a CDS encoding class D sortase — protein MKIVYSALILVGLTMTIYFGFQWVSGTQAAENLSQDEIEALETAKVERQEVENEESSLEEESDSVTDPVMSDEIDLYHVGAEMSRLVIPEIEKSYKTYWGTDDETLKQGVGMYVSQWTTTPDEKRHTVLSGHRDTVFSELGAVELGDVLYLEYEGQRYEYEIDDIWITDADDRTVIVDKDEATLTLTTCYPFDFVGSAPDRYIIQSKLVDIVEI, from the coding sequence ATGAAAATTGTGTATAGTGCATTAATCCTGGTTGGTTTAACAATGACGATTTACTTTGGTTTCCAGTGGGTGAGTGGCACTCAGGCAGCTGAAAACCTCAGCCAAGATGAAATTGAAGCGTTAGAGACCGCTAAAGTTGAACGCCAAGAAGTAGAAAATGAGGAAAGTAGCCTAGAGGAAGAGTCTGATTCTGTGACTGATCCGGTCATGAGTGATGAGATCGACCTTTATCATGTGGGTGCTGAAATGTCACGGCTAGTTATTCCTGAGATTGAAAAATCATATAAGACCTATTGGGGCACAGATGACGAAACCTTAAAGCAAGGTGTCGGCATGTATGTTAGTCAATGGACAACGACTCCAGATGAGAAGCGACATACGGTTTTAAGTGGACATCGTGATACCGTATTTTCTGAATTAGGTGCTGTTGAACTAGGAGATGTCCTTTATCTAGAGTACGAAGGTCAGAGATATGAGTATGAGATCGATGACATCTGGATTACAGATGCCGATGATCGGACAGTCATTGTTGATAAGGACGAGGCAACGTTAACTCTAACAACCTGTTACCCTTTTGATTTTGTAGGAAGCGCACCAGATCGATATATTATCCAATCAAAATTAGTTGATATTGTTGAGATTTGA
- a CDS encoding Gfo/Idh/MocA family protein, producing MIHVAIVGIGAISPAHIEAYKRFADLCEVTVLCDLDLKKAKEKAQDYGLKRVPVFKDIDEICADPEIDLVSICTPPSTHASIAVRLLKAGKHVLIEKPMAASLEECDLINQTAKEQNRIVSVIAQNRFFTPMMKVKQILDQQLIGKVLHSQVDSFWWRGNCYYDLWWRGTWEKEGGGCTLNHAVHHIDILQWMNGMPTEVTAIMSNTAHDNAEVEDLSVAILKYKDGSIAQITSSVVHHGEEQQIIFQGEKARISVPWRIHASTSSANGFPNKDSDTEQTINDLYENLPSVVHEAHLGQIHDVLLAIQGGTPVLVDGQQGRQTLELITAIYKSASEKKTVTLPLKADDSFYTKESILKNTIYFHEKTVSVDGFDTEDITTGGKYDQTT from the coding sequence ATGATTCATGTTGCCATTGTTGGGATTGGTGCGATTAGTCCTGCACATATCGAGGCATATAAACGGTTTGCTGATCTTTGTGAAGTAACCGTTCTTTGCGACTTAGACTTGAAAAAGGCTAAAGAGAAAGCCCAGGATTACGGATTAAAAAGAGTGCCTGTTTTTAAAGATATTGATGAAATATGTGCAGATCCAGAAATTGATCTCGTCTCCATTTGCACGCCCCCTTCCACTCACGCTTCTATCGCCGTACGACTTTTAAAGGCAGGTAAACATGTTCTGATTGAAAAACCAATGGCTGCCTCCTTAGAAGAATGTGATCTTATTAATCAAACAGCCAAAGAGCAGAATCGAATTGTTTCCGTTATTGCGCAAAATCGCTTTTTCACACCAATGATGAAGGTTAAACAAATTCTTGATCAACAGCTTATTGGGAAAGTTCTTCATAGCCAAGTAGACTCCTTCTGGTGGAGGGGCAACTGTTATTATGATCTTTGGTGGCGAGGAACTTGGGAAAAAGAAGGCGGTGGCTGCACATTAAATCATGCCGTGCATCATATCGATATCCTTCAATGGATGAACGGTATGCCTACTGAAGTGACAGCTATTATGAGTAATACAGCTCATGACAATGCGGAAGTGGAGGATCTTTCTGTTGCGATTCTAAAATATAAAGATGGATCCATTGCTCAAATAACAAGCTCCGTTGTTCATCATGGCGAGGAGCAACAGATAATTTTCCAAGGAGAAAAAGCGCGAATTTCTGTACCATGGCGTATTCACGCCTCCACTTCTTCAGCTAATGGTTTTCCGAATAAAGATTCAGATACAGAACAGACCATCAATGATCTCTATGAAAACCTGCCCTCCGTCGTTCATGAGGCACACTTAGGTCAAATCCATGATGTGCTTTTGGCTATTCAAGGCGGCACTCCGGTGCTAGTTGATGGTCAGCAAGGCAGACAAACACTCGAACTCATAACAGCAATCTATAAATCTGCAAGCGAAAAGAAAACCGTTACCCTTCCCTTGAAAGCTGATGATAGCTTTTATACAAAAGAAAGCATTTTGAAAAATACGATCTATTTTCACGAGAAGACTGTGTCAGTGGATGGATTTGATACAGAAGATATTACAACTGGTGGAAAGTATGATCAAACAACATAG
- a CDS encoding nucleotidyltransferase domain-containing protein: MKKTALLTAKSFLTQHFPDCDFAILAGSASRGEETPTSDLDIVIFDDKLDHYRESFLYDEWRIEAFIHQSNSYIKEFEREKEIGRPILGNMLIEGLLLKDHASYKLIVESAVKHVQSGPTPLTMNYINASRYFIGDLLDDFIDSKHNDEAIITLNSSL; the protein is encoded by the coding sequence ATGAAAAAAACAGCCCTTCTTACTGCAAAATCCTTCCTCACTCAACACTTCCCGGATTGTGATTTTGCCATCCTTGCCGGCAGTGCCTCGCGTGGTGAAGAAACACCAACTTCCGATCTAGACATCGTTATTTTTGATGACAAGCTGGATCACTATAGAGAGAGCTTTCTTTATGACGAATGGAGAATTGAAGCATTTATTCATCAATCAAACTCGTATATCAAAGAGTTTGAACGTGAAAAAGAGATAGGTAGGCCTATTTTAGGGAATATGTTGATAGAAGGTCTTCTACTCAAAGACCACGCATCCTACAAATTAATAGTCGAAAGCGCAGTAAAACATGTCCAGAGTGGCCCCACTCCCTTAACCATGAATTATATCAATGCATCAAGATACTTTATCGGGGATCTATTAGATGATTTCATTGACTCCAAGCACAATGATGAAGCTATTATCACTTTAAACAGCTCTCTTTAG
- a CDS encoding 5-methyltetrahydropteroyltriglutamate--homocysteine S-methyltransferase has product MTIAKGKAPFRADHVGSLLRPESIHKARKDFKEGTITASELYDIETTEITRVVDKQIEVGLLAVTDGEFRRRFWHTDFLEHLTGVEGYVPEHGFKFKGEDTEAYDVRVTGKISFNQDHPQINEFIQFKEIVGDRAVAKQTIPSPNQLFNAGIRNLEIYPDIEDFAKDVIQTYRDTIQAFYDAGCRYLQLDDVYIAGLNAPNIPFNDSGHSREELIELALRVINGVLEDKPEDLVVTTHLCRGNYRSKWAFEGSYAKIAPTLFAKEKVDGFFLEYDDDRSGDFEPLEHIPNGGPQVVLGLFTSKHGELEDKETIKARFEEATQYVPAEQLCLSPQCGFASTHHGNILTEEEQWEKLKYIVDLSKELWG; this is encoded by the coding sequence ATGACAATCGCAAAAGGAAAAGCACCATTTAGAGCAGACCACGTAGGAAGTCTATTACGCCCAGAAAGCATTCATAAGGCGAGAAAAGACTTTAAAGAGGGAACGATTACAGCAAGTGAGTTGTATGACATTGAAACAACTGAAATAACAAGAGTTGTTGATAAGCAAATTGAGGTTGGTTTGTTGGCTGTCACAGATGGAGAATTCCGCCGCAGGTTCTGGCATACTGATTTCCTTGAACATCTAACTGGTGTGGAGGGTTATGTTCCAGAGCATGGCTTCAAGTTTAAAGGTGAGGATACAGAGGCGTATGATGTACGTGTAACTGGGAAGATCTCATTTAATCAAGATCATCCGCAAATAAACGAATTTATTCAGTTCAAAGAGATCGTTGGAGATCGAGCAGTTGCTAAACAAACCATTCCAAGCCCTAATCAATTGTTTAATGCAGGCATCCGTAATCTTGAGATCTATCCTGACATTGAGGACTTCGCTAAAGATGTCATTCAAACTTACCGCGATACCATTCAAGCATTTTATGACGCAGGCTGCCGATACCTTCAACTAGACGATGTGTATATTGCAGGTTTAAATGCACCTAATATTCCATTTAACGATAGTGGGCATTCACGTGAAGAACTAATTGAATTAGCTTTACGCGTCATTAATGGCGTATTAGAAGACAAACCAGAAGACTTAGTTGTCACTACCCACCTTTGCCGTGGAAACTATCGTTCAAAATGGGCATTTGAAGGAAGCTACGCAAAAATAGCACCTACTTTATTCGCGAAAGAAAAAGTAGATGGTTTTTTCTTAGAATACGATGATGATCGTTCAGGCGATTTTGAACCATTAGAGCACATTCCAAATGGAGGACCTCAGGTTGTACTTGGCTTATTCACGTCAAAGCATGGTGAACTTGAAGACAAAGAAACCATTAAAGCCCGTTTCGAGGAAGCAACACAATACGTTCCTGCTGAGCAGCTATGCTTGAGCCCGCAATGTGGCTTTGCCTCAACACACCATGGAAATATTCTAACCGAAGAAGAGCAGTGGGAAAAATTGAAGTATATTGTTGATCTTTCTAAGGAGCTTTGGGGATAA
- a CDS encoding IS1182 family transposase has product MFKQYTMHDVILPLDLERKLPKNDIAFTVNTLVESIPDEAFDAFLRKTGHPAYHPRMMMKIILCAYTQSVFSGRKIAALLQDSIRMMWLAQEYQPSYRTINRFRVNPDVQDLLRQCFVQFRCQLVQEKVIEEEAIFIDGTKIEANANKFTFVWRKSTEKYSAQLMEKSNRMYEELVEQEIIPAIERENPEALTDEELAQVAEKLDDTVQGYDRRIEASEDVAERKQLRSARKAPKQYRKQYNDFITRNQKYKRDMEIFGDRKSYSKTDPDATFMRMKDDYMKNGQLKPGYNVQLATEGQYALAYDVFPNPTDTRTFIPFLDKIEQDFFALPKYIVGDAGYGSERNYDDVVSHRKRIPLITYNQYRKEKKKNYKQDPFQMSNWPYDAEEDAFTCPNNRKLAFHYHSEKRDKAGFMRKYRVYECEDCSSCPFRAQCTKAKEGNQRRIYYNERWEEQKAYTRQLLAEKETGEIYGKRKIDVEPVFGFLKANLRFTRVSVRSKEKVKNELGFAFMAVNIRKFTARAVRFSRYFKNRVSKKISFTKKMVMEIFFCI; this is encoded by the coding sequence ATGTTTAAACAGTATACCATGCATGATGTCATTTTACCGCTTGATTTAGAAAGAAAATTACCGAAAAATGATATTGCTTTCACCGTGAACACTCTAGTTGAAAGTATCCCAGACGAAGCCTTCGACGCTTTCCTCCGGAAAACGGGACATCCTGCTTATCATCCTCGTATGATGATGAAAATTATTTTGTGCGCCTACACTCAATCGGTCTTTTCAGGTCGTAAGATTGCAGCCCTTCTTCAAGACAGTATTCGTATGATGTGGTTAGCCCAAGAGTATCAACCTAGCTATCGCACCATCAATCGCTTCCGAGTGAACCCCGATGTTCAAGACCTTTTGCGCCAGTGTTTTGTCCAATTCCGCTGTCAGTTGGTCCAGGAAAAGGTCATCGAAGAAGAAGCGATCTTTATTGATGGGACTAAAATCGAAGCGAATGCCAATAAGTTTACCTTCGTGTGGCGGAAGTCTACAGAAAAATATAGTGCTCAGTTGATGGAAAAGTCGAATCGGATGTACGAAGAACTTGTCGAACAGGAGATTATCCCTGCCATTGAAAGAGAAAACCCAGAAGCCCTCACGGACGAGGAGTTAGCACAGGTAGCAGAGAAACTTGACGACACCGTGCAGGGATACGATCGCCGTATTGAGGCAAGTGAAGATGTGGCCGAACGAAAGCAGCTACGCTCAGCACGTAAAGCACCGAAACAGTACCGTAAGCAGTATAACGACTTCATTACACGCAACCAAAAATATAAGAGGGATATGGAAATCTTCGGAGATCGTAAGAGCTATTCGAAGACAGATCCCGATGCCACATTTATGCGCATGAAAGACGATTATATGAAAAATGGACAGCTTAAACCTGGGTACAATGTGCAGTTGGCGACCGAAGGTCAGTATGCCTTGGCTTATGATGTGTTCCCAAATCCTACAGATACGCGAACCTTTATTCCTTTTTTAGATAAGATCGAACAGGATTTCTTTGCGTTACCCAAATATATTGTCGGAGATGCCGGGTATGGCAGTGAGCGAAATTACGACGATGTCGTCAGCCATCGGAAACGTATTCCTTTGATCACGTATAATCAATACCGAAAAGAGAAGAAAAAGAACTATAAACAAGACCCCTTCCAAATGTCTAACTGGCCATATGATGCCGAAGAGGATGCGTTCACTTGTCCAAATAATCGGAAACTAGCTTTTCACTATCATTCCGAAAAGCGTGATAAAGCGGGTTTTATGCGAAAGTACCGTGTGTATGAATGTGAGGATTGTTCGTCTTGTCCCTTCCGAGCTCAATGTACAAAAGCAAAAGAAGGAAATCAGAGAAGGATCTATTACAACGAACGTTGGGAAGAACAAAAAGCCTATACGAGACAGCTGCTTGCCGAAAAAGAAACAGGTGAAATCTATGGCAAACGCAAAATCGATGTGGAACCAGTCTTCGGATTTCTGAAGGCTAATTTGCGTTTCACTCGAGTCTCTGTACGAAGTAAAGAGAAAGTGAAAAATGAATTAGGATTCGCGTTCATGGCGGTGAACATAAGGAAGTTCACCGCTAGAGCCGTTAGGTTTTCAAGATATTTTAAGAATCGAGTATCAAAAAAGATCTCCTTCACCAAGAAAATGGTGATGGAGATCTTTTTTTGTATCTGA
- a CDS encoding disulfide oxidoreductase: MTSREPTNYFLYFAWITAMIATLGSLYFSEVKGFVPCEMCWYQRILMYPLALILGIAAYHNDSRIKKYVLPLSIIGAVTSLYHYSLQKLPSLVTASPCSEGVPCNMQYINWFGFVTIPFLALVAFCLISVFLILARKGE; the protein is encoded by the coding sequence ATGACATCCAGAGAACCTACGAATTACTTTCTATATTTTGCTTGGATTACAGCCATGATCGCAACACTTGGTAGCTTGTATTTTAGTGAAGTGAAAGGCTTTGTTCCATGTGAGATGTGTTGGTATCAACGAATTCTTATGTATCCGCTCGCGCTTATTCTCGGAATAGCTGCTTATCATAATGATAGTCGGATAAAAAAATACGTGTTGCCTCTTTCTATAATCGGAGCAGTGACCTCGCTCTACCATTATTCATTGCAGAAGCTACCATCACTAGTCACAGCTTCACCCTGTTCAGAGGGTGTGCCCTGTAACATGCAGTATATCAATTGGTTTGGTTTTGTGACGATTCCGTTTTTGGCCTTGGTGGCGTTTTGTTTAATTTCTGTATTTCTTATTTTGGCAAGAAAAGGAGAGTAA